Proteins found in one Sorghum bicolor cultivar BTx623 chromosome 1, Sorghum_bicolor_NCBIv3, whole genome shotgun sequence genomic segment:
- the LOC110431976 gene encoding uncharacterized protein LOC110431976, whose product MPPRGRGRGRGVPLNPPATIEQLLAVQTQLMEALVNNQQNHPIGGAPPRDKRGEFLKGHPPVFTHATDPLEADDWLRAVEKQLNIAQCDDRQKVLFASGQLQGEAQTWWESFEYGRPPNAPAITWLEFKENFRSYHIPEGLIELKVEEFQNLKQGSMTVPEYRDKFAQLSRYAPSEVANDADKQRLFLKGLYDGLQLQLMSNEYPNYQMLVNRAIVVDNKRKEMDAKRKRMQGQASGSNTRPRTNQQQGSQQRYQGAPSQWNRGQYPQRNQFQQSPQYQQNQQQGNQQTSRQGTPSHTPMKTSAPNTPNKCFRCGKEGHLSYHCPEKQNQQSPQKQNSNQKSAPNTGRVNHMSSETAQQEPEVMLDVILGMDWMKQQDASIQCKGKAVALTTPKGDRICVEVAVQPQPTATVNQLDNSVNQEGLVVDEFPDVFPDDLPVELVIEPTLEQEIRKGQLQDEKLKEIAENIVIGKAPEGQSRTSETGRIVASNEDP is encoded by the exons ATGCCGCCAAGAGGTAGAGGACGTGGAAGGGGTGTCCCACTCAACCCACCCGCCACCATCGAGCAGCTACTAGCAGTCCAGACGCAGCTTATGGAAGCCCTGGTGAACAACCAACAAAATCACCCAATCGGAGGAGCACCACCGCGTGATAAGCGGGGTGAATTCTTGAAAGGTCATCCCCCTGTGTTCACACATGCTACTGATCCACTGGAGGCAGATGACTGGCTTCGCGCAGTGGAGAAGCAACTCAACATAGCACAGTGTGATGATAGGCAGAAGGTGTTGTTCGCAtctggacaacttcagggagaagctcagacatggtgggagtcgtttGAGTATGGACGACCTCCCAATGCACCTGCTATCACATGGCTAGAGTTCAAGGAGAACTTTAGGTCCTATCACATACCAGAAGGGTTAATAGAACTGAAGGTAGAGGAGTTCCAAAATTTGAAGCAGGGATCTATGACAGTTCCAGAGTATAGGGACAAGTTTGCTCAGTTGTCGCGCTATGCCCCCAGTGAGGTGGCTAATGATGCTGATAAACAGCGCCTCTTTTTGAAGGGATTGTATGATGGGCTCCAACTCCAGCTGATGTCCAATGAATACCCCAACTATCAGATGCTTGTGAACCGTGCTATCGTGGTGGATAACAAGCGTAAGGAGATGGATGCTAAAAGGAAGAGGATGCAGGGACAGGCCTCCGGAAGCAATACTCGTCCACGCACCAACCAGCAGCAAGGTTCTCAGCAAAGGTACCAAGGAGCACCTTCACAGTGGAATCGTGGGCAGTACCCCCAGCGCAATCAGTTCCAGCAGAGCCCGCAGTATCAGCAGAATCAGCAGCAGGGCAATCAGCAGACGTCACGCCAGGGTACGCCTAGCCACACTCCAATGAAGACTAGTGCCCCTAACACCCCCAACAAGTGTTTCCGCTGTGGTAAGGAGGGTCACCTGTCATATCACTGCCCTGAAAAGCAAAATCAACAGAGCCCCCAGAAGCAAAATAGCAACCAGAAGTCAGCTCCCAATACTGGAAGGGTGAACCATATGTCCTCTGAGACAGCACAGCAGGAACCGGAAGTTATGCTCG ATGTGATTCTGGGAATGGATTGGATGAAACAACAAGATGCATCAATTCAGTGTAAAGGAAAGGCAGTTGCACTAACAACACCAAAAGGGGACAGGATCTGTGTGGAAGTTGCAGTTCAGCCTCAGCCAACAGCTACAGTGAACCAGCTTGATAACAGTGTCAATCAGGAGGGCCTGGTTGTTGATGAGTTCCCAGACGTGTTCCCCGAtgatttgccag TTGAGTTAGTAATAGAACCTACCTTGGAGCAAGAAATACGAAAGGGTCAGTTACAGGATGAAAAGCTGAAGGAGATAGCTGAAAACATAGTGATCGGAAAGGCACCAG AGGGTCAAAGCAGAACATCAGAGACCGGCAGGATTGTTGCAAGCAATGAAGAtccctga